The genomic region AAGAGATTTAATCTTAAATAGGAATTTTGGGAAAGATATTATCTTTCCCATTTTTTCTATTATTTTTCTTAATTTTTCTTAATTTTTTCTTAGCATTACTGATACTATTTAAATTTTATATTATAATAATACTACCTACTTTTATTATGATAAAATTTATTATGTAATATTGAAAAGTGAGTGTTATAAAAATATGAAGAAAGTTTTAATTTTAACAACTTCTACGGGAGAAGGACATAATCAGGCTGCTAACTCAATTGCAAATACTTTTATGAAATATTCTTATGAAGTAATAACCTATGATTTTTTAAAAAGCAATAGTAAAATATTGACTAATCTACTAGTTAAAGGGTACGAAATAGCTGCATCATTTTTCCCTAAAACTTATGGTTTTTTATATAATATTTCTAACACATTATTTATTACTAAAATAATATCTTTTATTTTTTACTTTCTAAACAAGAAAGTTTATAAATTTATTAGAAATTCAAATCCAGATGTAATAGTAGTAACTCACCCATTTGCTGTTTCTATAGCTACAAATATAAAAAATAAAATTAATATTCCTATTATAACAATTGTTACAGATTTTAAAGCTCATGGGGCTTATATTAGCGATAAAGTTGATGCCTATATAGTTGGAAGCAATGAAACTAAAAATAATTTAATTGAAAAAGGAATATTAAAAGATAGAATATTTGTTTATGGAATACCTGTAAAAGATAAATTTTTTAAAGAAAAAATTTATCTATCTGGTATCGATAAAGGCGATTATTTTAATGTTTTACTAATGGGTGGAAGCATGGGATTAAAAAATATTTCTCAGGTTTTAAAGGAGTTATTAAATAATTCCTGCAAATTAAGAATAACTGTTGTATGTGGTAAAAATGAAGAATTACGAAATAATTTATTAAAGAAATATAATAATAATATAAAAAACAAAAAACTACATATTTTAGGTTTCTCTAATGATATAGATGTTTTAATGGATTATTCAGATTTAATTATTAGTAAACCTGGTGGTTTAACATCAACAGAAGCAATTAACAAAAGGCTTCCATTAATTATTCCTTTTGTTATCCCAGGACAAGAAACTGAAAATGTTGAAGTATTACAAGCTAACGGATGTGCAATTTACCTAAATAATTTATTAGAGCTTAATTTATTGGTATCTGATTTAATTAATAATCCTGATAAATTAAAAAAGATAGAGGAAAACATGGCTAATTTATCCTCATCATATTCTAAAGATAATATAGTAAAATTAGCAGATAAACTTATTCAAGCCAGCGCTTCCAATTCCCAATTCATAATTAAAACTGAATTTAATGATAATATAAATTCGAAATTATAAATTTATTAATATTATAAAGAGACTAAAAAAGAAGATTGTTCACAATCTTCTTTTTTATCTTATTTATATATCACTTTTATTAAACATATCTATAAATTCTTTATTATTTTTCGTTTTAGACAATAAATTTATTAATTTTTCTGTTACATTATCTATATTTCCATCTCTATACATAATTCTTCTTATAGAATATGCTACTTCAAGTTCCTCTGATGATAGTAATAAATCTTCTTTTCTTGTTCCTGATTTATATATATCAATAGCTGGGAATATTCTTCTTTCTTGCAGCTTTCTATCTAGGTGAATTTCCATATTACCAGTTCCCTTAAACTCTTCAAATATCATATCATCCATTCTAGAACCTGTTTCAACTAATGCTGTAGCAAGAATTGTTAAGCTTCCTCCTTCTTCAATATTTCTTGCTGCTCCAAAGAATTTTTTTGGCATTATTAATGCACCTGGATCTAATCCTCCTGATAAAGTTCTTCCTGTAGGAGTTATAGTTAAATTATATGCTCTAGATAATCTTGTTAAGCTATCTAATAATATCACTACATCTTTACCTTGTTCAACCATTCTTTTAGCTCTTTCTAAAACCATTCTAGAAACTTTTGCATGATGTTGAGGTTCTTCATCAAAGGTAGAATATATTACATCTCCATTTATTGACCTCTTCATATCTGTAACTTCTTCTGGTCTTTCATCTATAAGCAAAACTATAAGCTTTACTTCAGGGTAATTTTTAGATATGTTTTGAGCAACTTTTTTTAACAATGTTGTTTTACCTGCCTTAGGAGGAGCAACTATTATCCCCCTTTGTCCTTTACCTATTGGACAAATTATATCCATAAGTCGTGAAGATAAATCACCTTCATTATCAGTTTCTAACTTCAATCTTTCCTTAGGATATATAGGTGTTAAGCTTTCAAAAGATGGCCTTCCTACAGCTCTTTCCGGATCTTCTCCATTAACTTTTTCAACATATAGTAAAGCTTTAAACTTTTCTCCATCCTTCGCTTCTCTAACCTTTCCTGAGACTTCATCACCTGTTCTTAAATTAAATCTTCTTATTTGGGATGGGGAAACATATATATCATCTTCACTTGTTTGGTAATTATTGCATCTTAAAAAACCAAAATTGTTATTCTCTAATATTTCTAATACTCCAATTGCAGTATCCGACCCATTTATCATATTCTTAAGTCTTTCTTTTTTTTCCTCTTTATCTTCTATAGTGCTATTATTAAGCTCATCATTATTTATTGTATTTTTATTAGAGCTGTCTTCAAATTTATTTTTAGGAACTATCTTTTCTCTCAAAATTATCCCATTTTTTTCTATACTATTTGGTTTATTATTAATTATTTCCTCTATCAATTCATTTTTTTTATATTTACTTATATTTTTTATATTTAATTCCTTAGCTATTTCTCTTAATTCAGCTAAAGTTTTCTTTTCATAAAACTCTTTCGTCAAGGTTGCACCTCCAGGTATTATAAATTACATATTTCAAACTATATATTTTTTAAATTTACATGGGATATTTATTTAAGATATAGCTTTAAAGATATGAAAGGCAAAAGATTATGTATGTATTTATTATGGAATAATAAAATGAATTTTTCAAGTCTATTTCATTATTCTTTAATTATCATCTTTATTATTCTCCCTTTTTGATTTTTTAATACAACTTTATTTATCTCATAAAAATAACATCTTAAGTAAAGATATAATTACATATCTATAATTACTTAAGATGTTTTATTTTACAATAAAATAACTATATTTTTATCTCTTTCCTGTATCAAAAGGTTGTCCTTCAGCTTTTGGTGCACGAGAAGATTTAGAGAAAAATATTAAAGCTATTAAAGTTACAATGTATGGGAAAGTTTTTAATAATATACCTGGTATTTCTGATAAAGCTGGTATAGCTTGTGATACATTGGCTATTGTTGAAGCAAATCCAAAGAAGAAAGTTGCTCCTAAAATACCTAACGGTCTCCATTGACCAAATATTAAGGCAGCCAATGATAAGAAACCAAGACCTGCTACATTACCATTAAACTCTCCTGAATATGTTAATAGCATAGTTGCTCCTCCTAAAGCTGCTAAGCCTCCAGAAGCAAGAACTCCAAAATATCTCATTTTATATACATTTACACCTGCTGCCGCTACAGCTTCAGGGTGTTCACCACAAGCTCTTAATCTTAATCCAAAAGCAGTTTTATATAATAAAAATACGCTAAGAGCTAAAATTATTATTGCAAGCCATGTTGTTGGATATGCTCTTTCAAAAAATAGTGGTCCGATAATTGGAAGCTTAGATAATACAGGAACATCTGTAGGAAGAAATCCATTTGTAACTCTAATATTACCACTTCCAGTAATGTTTCTGGCTAAGAATACTGTTAATGCACCAGCCATCATATTAATAGCAGTACCACTTATTGTTTGATCTGCATTTAAGTTTATACTTGCAAAAGCATGTAATATTGAGAAGAGAACGCCAGCTAAGAATGCTGCCAATAATCCTATCCAAAGGGCTCCAGGTACACCATTAGCCTGTAATTTAGAAACTGTAAGAGCCCCTGTAAATGATCCAATTATCATTAATCCATCTAGTCCTATATTAATAATTCCACTTCTTTCACTATAAAGAGCTCCAAGAGCTGTTAATAACATTGGAACTGTATAGGCTATCGCATATGGAAAAATTTGTTCTATTATTGTCCACATTATTTTTCCACCGTCCTTTCAGCAGCCTTTTTTTCATTCTTTTTCTTCACAAATTTATTGATTAACTTGTCCATTATCAAGCTTGTTGCTGCAAAATATATTATAGTTGCCATTATTGTATCAGCAAGTTCTGGCGGTACCTTTACTGCTGCATTCATAAATCCCCTGCCTACATAAAGAAGACCAAAGAATAATCCTGAGAAGAATACCCCAATAGGGCTGCTTGCTCCTAATAATGCAACTGCAATACCATCAAAGCCTTGACTTGGCATAACACCAATCTGCATTATATTTGAATTTCCTGAATATTGAATAACTCCAGCTAAACCAGATAATGCACCAGCTATTGCCATAGATATCATTATATTTCTGTTAACCGGCATACCTGCATATTCTGCTCCAAATCTGTTAAATCCAACAGCTTTAAGCTCATATCCAAGCACTGTTTTATTTAAGATAAACCATACAGCTGCAACTGCAATTAAAGCTAAGAAAATTCCTAAATTAATGAAGGAATTATCAAATAGGTTTGTAAGCCACGAAACCCTTAAAGTTGCAGTTTCTGGAAGCATCTTAGATTCTGTTTCTAAGAAATCTCCCTTAAAGTAAGACGGAATTAAATAATATACTGACCAGTAAGCAATCCAGTTCATCATAATGGCAGAAACAACTTCGTTTACGTTAAACCTTGCTTTTAACAGGCCTGGAACCGCTCCCCATAATGCTCCAGCTAAAGTACCAAGTATAACTATCATAGGTACAAGAATAATTTTTGGTAAATCAAAAGTTAATCCGACAGCTATTGCTGTAAAACCTCCTGCCAGCATTTGTCCAGGTGTACCAATGTTAAACAAACCAGTTTTAAATGCAAAGGCTACTGAAAGTCCTGTTAACACTAATGGAGTAGCTGTGGCAATTGTGTTACCTATTCTCTCCATATTCATAAGTCCACCTTTAAACAGGTATAAATATCCTTCAAATGGATTAAAGGACATAATAGCCATTAATATTGCTCCTGCTATCATTCCAAGTAATGTTGCCAATAACGATTTTAAAACTTGATGCTTTCCCATTTTAGCTTTCACCTCTCTTTATCCCTGCCATTAATAGTCCAACTTCATTTTCGTTAGTTTCGTCGGCTTTTACAATTCCAACAAGTTCACCATTATTAACTACTGCAATTCTATCAGAAACATTTAAAATTTCGTCTAATTCTAATGATACTAAAAGAACTGCTTTTCCATTATCTCTTTGTTCAACAAGTCTTTTATGTATATACTCTATTGATCCTACATCTAATCCTCTTGTTGGCTGTACTGCTATTAAAAGATCAGGATCTGATGCAACTTCACGTCCAATAATAGCCTTTTGTTGGTTACCTCCTGATAAGGATCTTGCTATAGATTTTCCGCCTTCACCTGATCTAACATCAAAGTTTTCTATTATTTCATCAGAATATTCGGTTATTTTTTCCATATTTATAAGTCCATTTTTAGAAAATGGTTCATTTTTATATGCTTTAAGAACCATATTATTTTCAACTGTATAATCTAAAATTAATCCTCTCTTATGTCTATCTTCTGGTATATGAGCAATTCCTAAATCTA from Clostridium isatidis harbors:
- a CDS encoding MGDG synthase family glycosyltransferase; the protein is MKKVLILTTSTGEGHNQAANSIANTFMKYSYEVITYDFLKSNSKILTNLLVKGYEIAASFFPKTYGFLYNISNTLFITKIISFIFYFLNKKVYKFIRNSNPDVIVVTHPFAVSIATNIKNKINIPIITIVTDFKAHGAYISDKVDAYIVGSNETKNNLIEKGILKDRIFVYGIPVKDKFFKEKIYLSGIDKGDYFNVLLMGGSMGLKNISQVLKELLNNSCKLRITVVCGKNEELRNNLLKKYNNNIKNKKLHILGFSNDIDVLMDYSDLIISKPGGLTSTEAINKRLPLIIPFVIPGQETENVEVLQANGCAIYLNNLLELNLLVSDLINNPDKLKKIEENMANLSSSYSKDNIVKLADKLIQASASNSQFIIKTEFNDNINSKL
- the rho gene encoding transcription termination factor Rho, whose translation is MTKEFYEKKTLAELREIAKELNIKNISKYKKNELIEEIINNKPNSIEKNGIILREKIVPKNKFEDSSNKNTINNDELNNSTIEDKEEKKERLKNMINGSDTAIGVLEILENNNFGFLRCNNYQTSEDDIYVSPSQIRRFNLRTGDEVSGKVREAKDGEKFKALLYVEKVNGEDPERAVGRPSFESLTPIYPKERLKLETDNEGDLSSRLMDIICPIGKGQRGIIVAPPKAGKTTLLKKVAQNISKNYPEVKLIVLLIDERPEEVTDMKRSINGDVIYSTFDEEPQHHAKVSRMVLERAKRMVEQGKDVVILLDSLTRLSRAYNLTITPTGRTLSGGLDPGALIMPKKFFGAARNIEEGGSLTILATALVETGSRMDDMIFEEFKGTGNMEIHLDRKLQERRIFPAIDIYKSGTRKEDLLLSSEELEVAYSIRRIMYRDGNIDNVTEKLINLLSKTKNNKEFIDMFNKSDI
- a CDS encoding ABC transporter permease, translated to MWTIIEQIFPYAIAYTVPMLLTALGALYSERSGIINIGLDGLMIIGSFTGALTVSKLQANGVPGALWIGLLAAFLAGVLFSILHAFASINLNADQTISGTAINMMAGALTVFLARNITGSGNIRVTNGFLPTDVPVLSKLPIIGPLFFERAYPTTWLAIIILALSVFLLYKTAFGLRLRACGEHPEAVAAAGVNVYKMRYFGVLASGGLAALGGATMLLTYSGEFNGNVAGLGFLSLAALIFGQWRPLGILGATFFFGFASTIANVSQAIPALSEIPGILLKTFPYIVTLIALIFFSKSSRAPKAEGQPFDTGKR
- a CDS encoding ABC transporter permease — encoded protein: MGKHQVLKSLLATLLGMIAGAILMAIMSFNPFEGYLYLFKGGLMNMERIGNTIATATPLVLTGLSVAFAFKTGLFNIGTPGQMLAGGFTAIAVGLTFDLPKIILVPMIVILGTLAGALWGAVPGLLKARFNVNEVVSAIMMNWIAYWSVYYLIPSYFKGDFLETESKMLPETATLRVSWLTNLFDNSFINLGIFLALIAVAAVWFILNKTVLGYELKAVGFNRFGAEYAGMPVNRNIMISMAIAGALSGLAGVIQYSGNSNIMQIGVMPSQGFDGIAVALLGASSPIGVFFSGLFFGLLYVGRGFMNAAVKVPPELADTIMATIIYFAATSLIMDKLINKFVKKKNEKKAAERTVEK